In a genomic window of Desulfonispora thiosulfatigenes DSM 11270:
- a CDS encoding iron-containing alcohol dehydrogenase has product MSTFCINKQVEFGAGALKRIGELIISYGGTKVLLIVDSFLAKEPLNTHKYIGGFIEESGLKYVTFSDYQGEPSTGHVKNALAVLKENNCDCIVAVGGGSGIDLAKAVAVFAKNESIAWEEIASRQCLERVPLIAISTTSGTGSEATKVMVITNSDTNIKMNPGHPNIIPDVAILDPELTVSLPPNFTAFTGMDALTHAMEAYVSTRASSFSDFYAYESMKIVSKALPLAFANGADIKAREQMAIASYYAGIAFSNASTNLAHAGGRPLGAHFHIPHGLGVALLLPFVIEFGLEVAEERYAKVAIALGADPNLSQQELAKEVVKIVDNYNEKFGIWEAGRKYIPDIKVLLEKTPLIVSDALSGNGILTNPKVPNEEDVTLVFKKLADKLS; this is encoded by the coding sequence ATGTCTACATTTTGTATAAATAAGCAAGTTGAGTTTGGTGCGGGTGCTTTAAAGCGTATAGGTGAATTAATAATTTCTTATGGAGGCACAAAAGTTTTATTAATCGTGGATTCATTCTTAGCCAAGGAACCTTTAAATACACATAAATATATTGGAGGTTTTATCGAAGAATCAGGATTAAAATATGTAACATTCTCGGATTATCAAGGAGAGCCAAGTACGGGTCATGTAAAAAATGCTTTAGCTGTTTTAAAAGAAAACAACTGTGATTGTATAGTAGCTGTAGGTGGAGGAAGTGGAATAGATCTAGCTAAGGCTGTAGCAGTATTTGCTAAAAATGAAAGTATAGCATGGGAAGAAATTGCTTCAAGACAGTGTTTGGAAAGGGTTCCTTTAATAGCCATATCTACAACCTCTGGAACAGGTTCAGAAGCCACAAAGGTAATGGTAATTACTAATTCAGATACAAATATTAAAATGAATCCTGGTCACCCTAATATTATTCCTGATGTTGCAATTTTAGATCCTGAACTAACGGTTAGTTTACCACCAAATTTCACCGCATTTACAGGAATGGATGCTTTAACACACGCTATGGAAGCTTACGTATCAACTAGAGCTAGCTCATTTAGTGATTTTTATGCTTATGAATCAATGAAAATAGTTAGTAAGGCTCTTCCACTTGCTTTTGCAAATGGTGCGGACATAAAGGCTAGAGAACAAATGGCTATAGCTAGTTATTATGCTGGTATTGCATTTTCTAATGCTTCAACTAACTTGGCTCATGCTGGTGGTAGACCATTAGGTGCACATTTTCATATTCCACATGGTTTAGGTGTAGCTTTATTGCTTCCTTTTGTAATTGAATTTGGTTTAGAAGTAGCCGAAGAAAGATATGCAAAGGTTGCCATTGCTCTTGGTGCTGACCCTAATTTATCACAGCAAGAATTAGCTAAAGAAGTCGTAAAGATAGTAGATAATTATAATGAAAAGTTTGGGATATGGGAAGCAGGAAGAAAATATATCCCAGATATAAAGGTATTATTAGAGAAAACGCCACTAATTGTGAGTGATGCTTTATCTGGTAATGGAATACTGACAAATCCTAAAGTTCCTAATGAAGAAGATGTAACTTTGGTATTTAAAAAATTAGCTGATAAATTAAGTTAA